One window of the Anopheles aquasalis chromosome X, idAnoAquaMG_Q_19, whole genome shotgun sequence genome contains the following:
- the LOC126570968 gene encoding antigen 5 like allergen Cul n 1-like isoform X4 yields MADDGTYGVMSAATTATTTTTGPYDEDGELSTISPPTTGHYAAELQKLHDQHQDQEWVDSAAYQVYCQPELCLRYNEHGVPEPRRHVACAFNGSFSAQCPPGRMILGIDAQLRQYIEDLHNEARSRFALGYDNDIGSATTFAPAVRMPTMHWDDELANLAEIHVRNCKFKHDECRSTARFLHAGQNLATGSFYLEQDIFGIVRNLTALWYAEHVDAVQEVLDHYTREYMATIGHFTQMISDRSTSVGCGIVLYPQKLDDFVFKQVLYTCNYAITNIIGQPVYRRGLVAASGCVTGPNPAYPGLCSGAENAFIRPIPVYE; encoded by the exons ATGGCGGACGATGGAACGTATGGTGTGATGTCGGCGGccacaacggcgacgacgacgacgacgggaccGTATGACGAGGATGGTGAACTATCGACGATCAGCCCACCGACAACCGGTCACTATGCCGCTGAGCTGCAAAAACTGCATGACCaacaccaggaccaggaatGGGTAGACAGTGCCGCCTATCAGGTGTACTGCCAGCCGGAGCTGTGCCTGCGCTACAACGAGCACGGTGTACCGGAGCCCAGACGGCACGTGGCGTGCGCTTTCAACGGTTCGTTCAGCGCGCAGTGTCCACCCGGTCGAATGATACTGGGGATCGATGCACAGTTGAGGCAGTACATTGAGGACCTGCACAACGAGGCCCGATCTCGCTTTGCCTTAGGATACGACAACGACATTGGTAGTGCAACGACGTTTGCGCCTGCCGTCCGGATGCCCACCATG CACTGGGACGACGAGCTGGCGAACCTGGCGGAGATACACGTGCGCAACTGTAAGTTCAAGCATGACGAGTGCCGCAGTACGGCGAGGTTCCTGCATGCCGGCCAAAACCTAGCGACCGGTTCGTTCTACCTGGAACAGGACATCTTCGGGATTGTCCGTAACCTCACGGCACTGTGGTACGCCGAGCACGTGGATGCAGTGCAGGAGGTGCTGGACCACTACACCCGGGAGTACAT GGCCACTATCGGGCACTTTACCCAGATGATCTCCGACCGGAGCACCAGCGTCGGGTGTGGCATCGTGCTGTACCCGCAGAAGCTGGACGACTTTGTCTTCAAGCAGGTGCTGTACACGTGCAATTAtgccatcaccaacatcattGGTCAGCCGGTGTATCGGCGCGGTCTCGTGGCGGCCAGTGGTTGCGTCACCGGTCCCAATCCGGCCTATCCCGGGCTATGCAGTGGCGCAGAAAATGCATTTATCCGACCGATACCGGTCTACGAGTAA
- the LOC126570968 gene encoding venom allergen 5-like isoform X1, whose amino-acid sequence MVFQEAASGSSEQTICTPSSNISVPPGRHGGRILEIYKCLVDAVLAAFPLNLLWLTLATMADDGTYGVMSAATTATTTTTGPYDEDGELSTISPPTTGHYAAELQKLHDQHQDQEWVDSAAYQVYCQPELCLRYNEHGVPEPRRHVACAFNGSFSAQCPPGRMILGIDAQLRQYIEDLHNEARSRFALGYDNDIGSATTFAPAVRMPTMHWDDELANLAEIHVRNCKFKHDECRSTARFLHAGQNLATGSFYLEQDIFGIVRNLTALWYAEHVDAVQEVLDHYTREYMATIGHFTQMISDRSTSVGCGIVLYPQKLDDFVFKQVLYTCNYAITNIIGQPVYRRGLVAASGCVTGPNPAYPGLCSGAENAFIRPIPVYE is encoded by the exons ATGGTGTTTCAGGAGGCTGCAAGTGGTTCGAGTGAGCAAACCATCTGCACACCATCATCCAACATCAGTGTCCCTCCCGGACGTCACGGAGGACGTATTCTCGAGATTTataagt GTCTGGTAGATGCGGTCCTAGCAGCATTTCCGTTGAATCTGCTCTGGCTAACGCTGGCAACGATGGCGGACGATGGAACGTATGGTGTGATGTCGGCGGccacaacggcgacgacgacgacgacgggaccGTATGACGAGGATGGTGAACTATCGACGATCAGCCCACCGACAACCGGTCACTATGCCGCTGAGCTGCAAAAACTGCATGACCaacaccaggaccaggaatGGGTAGACAGTGCCGCCTATCAGGTGTACTGCCAGCCGGAGCTGTGCCTGCGCTACAACGAGCACGGTGTACCGGAGCCCAGACGGCACGTGGCGTGCGCTTTCAACGGTTCGTTCAGCGCGCAGTGTCCACCCGGTCGAATGATACTGGGGATCGATGCACAGTTGAGGCAGTACATTGAGGACCTGCACAACGAGGCCCGATCTCGCTTTGCCTTAGGATACGACAACGACATTGGTAGTGCAACGACGTTTGCGCCTGCCGTCCGGATGCCCACCATG CACTGGGACGACGAGCTGGCGAACCTGGCGGAGATACACGTGCGCAACTGTAAGTTCAAGCATGACGAGTGCCGCAGTACGGCGAGGTTCCTGCATGCCGGCCAAAACCTAGCGACCGGTTCGTTCTACCTGGAACAGGACATCTTCGGGATTGTCCGTAACCTCACGGCACTGTGGTACGCCGAGCACGTGGATGCAGTGCAGGAGGTGCTGGACCACTACACCCGGGAGTACAT GGCCACTATCGGGCACTTTACCCAGATGATCTCCGACCGGAGCACCAGCGTCGGGTGTGGCATCGTGCTGTACCCGCAGAAGCTGGACGACTTTGTCTTCAAGCAGGTGCTGTACACGTGCAATTAtgccatcaccaacatcattGGTCAGCCGGTGTATCGGCGCGGTCTCGTGGCGGCCAGTGGTTGCGTCACCGGTCCCAATCCGGCCTATCCCGGGCTATGCAGTGGCGCAGAAAATGCATTTATCCGACCGATACCGGTCTACGAGTAA
- the LOC126570968 gene encoding venom allergen 5-like isoform X2 has product MVLVSGYSSVGLAAMTQQPTTPVADEAKRILCLKGLVDAVLAAFPLNLLWLTLATMADDGTYGVMSAATTATTTTTGPYDEDGELSTISPPTTGHYAAELQKLHDQHQDQEWVDSAAYQVYCQPELCLRYNEHGVPEPRRHVACAFNGSFSAQCPPGRMILGIDAQLRQYIEDLHNEARSRFALGYDNDIGSATTFAPAVRMPTMHWDDELANLAEIHVRNCKFKHDECRSTARFLHAGQNLATGSFYLEQDIFGIVRNLTALWYAEHVDAVQEVLDHYTREYMATIGHFTQMISDRSTSVGCGIVLYPQKLDDFVFKQVLYTCNYAITNIIGQPVYRRGLVAASGCVTGPNPAYPGLCSGAENAFIRPIPVYE; this is encoded by the exons ATGGTGCTCGTCTCTGGCTATTCGTCCGTTGGCCTTGCTGCGATGACACAACAGCCGACAACCCCAGTGGCGGATGAAGCGAAGCGGATACTATGCCTCAAAG GTCTGGTAGATGCGGTCCTAGCAGCATTTCCGTTGAATCTGCTCTGGCTAACGCTGGCAACGATGGCGGACGATGGAACGTATGGTGTGATGTCGGCGGccacaacggcgacgacgacgacgacgggaccGTATGACGAGGATGGTGAACTATCGACGATCAGCCCACCGACAACCGGTCACTATGCCGCTGAGCTGCAAAAACTGCATGACCaacaccaggaccaggaatGGGTAGACAGTGCCGCCTATCAGGTGTACTGCCAGCCGGAGCTGTGCCTGCGCTACAACGAGCACGGTGTACCGGAGCCCAGACGGCACGTGGCGTGCGCTTTCAACGGTTCGTTCAGCGCGCAGTGTCCACCCGGTCGAATGATACTGGGGATCGATGCACAGTTGAGGCAGTACATTGAGGACCTGCACAACGAGGCCCGATCTCGCTTTGCCTTAGGATACGACAACGACATTGGTAGTGCAACGACGTTTGCGCCTGCCGTCCGGATGCCCACCATG CACTGGGACGACGAGCTGGCGAACCTGGCGGAGATACACGTGCGCAACTGTAAGTTCAAGCATGACGAGTGCCGCAGTACGGCGAGGTTCCTGCATGCCGGCCAAAACCTAGCGACCGGTTCGTTCTACCTGGAACAGGACATCTTCGGGATTGTCCGTAACCTCACGGCACTGTGGTACGCCGAGCACGTGGATGCAGTGCAGGAGGTGCTGGACCACTACACCCGGGAGTACAT GGCCACTATCGGGCACTTTACCCAGATGATCTCCGACCGGAGCACCAGCGTCGGGTGTGGCATCGTGCTGTACCCGCAGAAGCTGGACGACTTTGTCTTCAAGCAGGTGCTGTACACGTGCAATTAtgccatcaccaacatcattGGTCAGCCGGTGTATCGGCGCGGTCTCGTGGCGGCCAGTGGTTGCGTCACCGGTCCCAATCCGGCCTATCCCGGGCTATGCAGTGGCGCAGAAAATGCATTTATCCGACCGATACCGGTCTACGAGTAA
- the LOC126571066 gene encoding antigen 5 like allergen Cul n 1-like, with translation MPSIGHGAALHIATGPLVLLLLLLVCDPGVCHSNRYCSLCQDHVACGRPRQLHGDCLRYSDVNLTVLTHLRHVITGHVNHLRDKFASGAVRGFGQRYGPMYAVSWDDEMADLCRYNINSCRFAHDRCRATTTYPYSGQTLGKLTKCVRQQGARELSINVQRHVILHLVDRWFAEHRDTDESDVRHYSHRSSKRKFQIGHFLQLINCNVCKLGCSLVSYRVHRPPKVCATFILCCNYSYINIIDRPICGITPHRSPQSPVCPTQPHYRHLCSKCSSAGGDE, from the exons ATGCCGTCGATTGGACACGGTGCGGCGTTGCATATCGCAACCGGTCcactggtactgctgctcttGTTATTGGTGTGTGACCCCGGCGTGTGCCACAGCAATCGATACTGCTCCCTCTGCCAGGATCACGTCGCTTGCGGCAGACCGCGTCAGCTGCACGGTGACTGCCTGCGGTACAGCGATGTCAACCTGACCGTGCTCACCCACCTGCGGCACGTGATAACGGGCCACGTGAACCATCTGCGCGACAAGTTTGCGTCGGGTGCGGTGCGCGGATTCGGCCAACGATACGGTCCGATGTATGCCGTCTCGTGGGATGACGAGATGGCCGACCTGTGCCGGTACAATATCAACTCCTGCCGCTTCGCACACGATCGGTGCCGGGCGACCACCACCTACCCTTACTCCGGCCAGACGCTCGGCAAGCTGACCAAGTGTGTGCGTCAGCAGGGCGCCCGAGAGCTCAGCATCAACGTCCAGCGGCACGTGATTCTTCATCTCGTTGATCGATGGTTCGCGGAGCACCGGGACACGGACGAGTCGGACGTACGGCACTACTCACACCGCTCCTC AAAACGCAAGTTCCAGATAGGCCACTTTTTGCAGCTGATCAACTGTAACGTGTGCAAGCTCGGTTGCTCGCTGGTGTCGTACCGGGTGCACCGGCCACCGAAGGTATGCGCTACCTTCATCCTCTGCTGCAACTACTCATACATCAACATAATCGATCGGCCGATCTGTGGGATTACACCACATCGCTCACCCCAATCCCCTGTCTGCCCCACGCAACCCCATTACCGGCATCTGTGCTCTAAATGCTCCTCTGCTGGGGGTGACGAATAA
- the LOC126570968 gene encoding antigen 5 like allergen Cul n 1-like isoform X3 codes for MLLSLVDAVLAAFPLNLLWLTLATMADDGTYGVMSAATTATTTTTGPYDEDGELSTISPPTTGHYAAELQKLHDQHQDQEWVDSAAYQVYCQPELCLRYNEHGVPEPRRHVACAFNGSFSAQCPPGRMILGIDAQLRQYIEDLHNEARSRFALGYDNDIGSATTFAPAVRMPTMHWDDELANLAEIHVRNCKFKHDECRSTARFLHAGQNLATGSFYLEQDIFGIVRNLTALWYAEHVDAVQEVLDHYTREYMATIGHFTQMISDRSTSVGCGIVLYPQKLDDFVFKQVLYTCNYAITNIIGQPVYRRGLVAASGCVTGPNPAYPGLCSGAENAFIRPIPVYE; via the exons ATGCTGCTGA GTCTGGTAGATGCGGTCCTAGCAGCATTTCCGTTGAATCTGCTCTGGCTAACGCTGGCAACGATGGCGGACGATGGAACGTATGGTGTGATGTCGGCGGccacaacggcgacgacgacgacgacgggaccGTATGACGAGGATGGTGAACTATCGACGATCAGCCCACCGACAACCGGTCACTATGCCGCTGAGCTGCAAAAACTGCATGACCaacaccaggaccaggaatGGGTAGACAGTGCCGCCTATCAGGTGTACTGCCAGCCGGAGCTGTGCCTGCGCTACAACGAGCACGGTGTACCGGAGCCCAGACGGCACGTGGCGTGCGCTTTCAACGGTTCGTTCAGCGCGCAGTGTCCACCCGGTCGAATGATACTGGGGATCGATGCACAGTTGAGGCAGTACATTGAGGACCTGCACAACGAGGCCCGATCTCGCTTTGCCTTAGGATACGACAACGACATTGGTAGTGCAACGACGTTTGCGCCTGCCGTCCGGATGCCCACCATG CACTGGGACGACGAGCTGGCGAACCTGGCGGAGATACACGTGCGCAACTGTAAGTTCAAGCATGACGAGTGCCGCAGTACGGCGAGGTTCCTGCATGCCGGCCAAAACCTAGCGACCGGTTCGTTCTACCTGGAACAGGACATCTTCGGGATTGTCCGTAACCTCACGGCACTGTGGTACGCCGAGCACGTGGATGCAGTGCAGGAGGTGCTGGACCACTACACCCGGGAGTACAT GGCCACTATCGGGCACTTTACCCAGATGATCTCCGACCGGAGCACCAGCGTCGGGTGTGGCATCGTGCTGTACCCGCAGAAGCTGGACGACTTTGTCTTCAAGCAGGTGCTGTACACGTGCAATTAtgccatcaccaacatcattGGTCAGCCGGTGTATCGGCGCGGTCTCGTGGCGGCCAGTGGTTGCGTCACCGGTCCCAATCCGGCCTATCCCGGGCTATGCAGTGGCGCAGAAAATGCATTTATCCGACCGATACCGGTCTACGAGTAA